The DNA region CAACTGCGCCGTGGTCCCGATGGAAACTTCGAGCTGCTGCGCAGTGGCCCGGGTGATGCTCCCGAGAGAGTGATTCCTGGTCCGTCGCCTGCCGCCAAGCGTGTCGAGGGGGGAGCCCCGTCTTGGACGGTACGGCTGGACGAGGCTGCGTTGCGTGGCAGCCGCATGGATTGGACGGACGCAAGCACCGGAGGCGAGCCTGCCCGCCTGGCGGTTCGCAACCTGGAGCTGCGGGGTTCTCGCGTCGCCTGGCCGCTGCGCCAGCCGCTGCAGTTCCAGGGCAGCGCTCAGGTGCTGGGTGGGGATACGCGAAAGGCGGCGGCGCAGGTGGCATTCAGCGGCGAGGCCGGGGCCCAACGGGCCAGCGCTGCGGTCTCGGTGCGGCAACTGCCTCTGGAACTGGCGGAACCTTATCTGCGCGGAGTCTTCACGCCCCGCGTGCAGGGCACGGCCGACGCCGACTTCGGGGTGGCGTGGAATGGGCCGGCCAAGGTGGCCAAAGTGGCGCGGCTGGCCGTGAGCGATCTGGCGCTTGCCTGCGCTCAGCAGGTGGGTTGCCCGTCGTTGCAGCAATCGGGGGTGGCTCGGGGCAGCGGCGCCCGCATGGCGGATGTGCGCCGCCTGGAGGTAGGGGATGCGCTGATAGACCTGCCGTGGCGCCGGCTCTCCGTGGGCCGGCTCGTGCTGGATCAACCCCAGGTGGCCGCGGTCCGTGGCCCGGAGGGGCGCTGGATGTTTGAGGAATGGACGGCGCGTGGTGCCGTGGCTGCTGCGCCCAGGAGCCCGGGCGTGGATGCCGGCACACCGCCGTGGTCGGTCCAGATCGCCGAAGCCGTCGTGCAGGACGGAGCGGTGGGGCTTCGGGACCGGGCGGGTGCGCGGCCCGTGTCGGTGAACCTGTCGGCCGTGCAGATCCGTGCTCGCGACCTGCTTCCGCTCGCGCAACAGGCGGCCGCCTCGCCGGTAACCCTGTCCGTGCGGGTGGGTACCGGCCGGACCGAGCCAGGCCGCATCCAGTACGACGGGGCGGTGGGATGGGCGCCCATCGCGCTCCAGGGGCGCCTGCAGGCCAGCCATGTGCCGCTGCATGCTTTCGAACCCTACTTCGGCGAGGGGCTCAATGTCCGCGTCGTGCGGGCAGAAGGCAGCTTCACGGGTCAGGTCAGCCACCGCGCCGATGCCACGGCGGGCGCGCAGACGGAGGTCCGTGGCGATGTATCGCTCGACGAGGTGCGCGTGCGCAGCCCGATTCTGGTGGCAGGCGACGGCAAGGGGTCCGAACCCGTTGCAGCGGGGAGCAGTGAAGAGCTGATGAACTGGAAGACGCTGGGCCTTCGGGGCCTCCATGTGGTTCAGGCCGCCGGCAAACCCCTGCAGGTGGACGTGCAGGAGACCGCGCTCAGTGACTTCTTTGCCCGCGTCATCGTCCAAGAGAGCGGCCGCATCAATTTGCAGGACATCCGGAAGGCGGCTGCGCAGGGGGAGGGCGCCACCGTCCCGGTATCCGGGCCCCCTGTGCCGCCCGCTGGGCCTGGCAGCGACCCCGTGATCCGCTTCGGCCCCATCACCTTGACCAATGGATCGGTGCGTTTCACCGACCACTTCGTCAAGCCCAACTACTCGACCGACCTGAGCGGCCTCACCGGCCGGCTCGGCGCTTTTTCGTCCCAGGCGCCTGCGGAGGGTGCGCCCCCACTGGCCGACCTGGAACTGCGCGGCCGCGCGGAGGGGACGGCGTCCATTGACATCGTGGGCAAGCTCAACCCGCTGGCGAAGCCGCTCGCGCTGGACGTCCAGGGCCGGATGCGCGACCTGGAGTTGCCGCCGCTGTCCCCTTACAGCGTCAAGTACGCGGGGCACGGCATCGAGCGCGGCAAGCTCAGCATGGACGTCACGTACCGCGTGCTGCCGGACGGCAGGCTCACGGCCAGCAACAAGCTGGTGCTCAACCAGTTGGCCTTCGGCGAGCCGGTCGAAGGCGCGCCGGGCAGCCTGCCGGTGCGGCTGGCCGTGGCGTTGCTGGCGGACCGCCATGGCGTCATCGATGTGGACTTGCCGATCAGCGGCTCGCTCAACGATCCGGAGTTCAGCCTGGGCTCGGTCATCCTGCGCGTGATCGGCAACCTGGTGATGAAGGCGATCACGGCGCCGTTCTCCCTGCTTGCCGGCGCCATGGGCGGTGCCGACGAGGCGGCCACGGTGGAGTTCTCCGCTGGCAGTGCCGAACTGGGGCCGCAGGCCCAGCAGCAATTGGACAAGGTGGCGCAGTCGCTGGCAGACCGGCCGGCCCTGCAGATGACGGTGGTGGGTGAGGCCCGTCTCGCGCTGGAGCAGGACGCCTGGAAGCGCGGCCGGTTGCAGGAGCAGGTGCGCGCCCAGAAGCGCCGGCAGATGCGCGGGGCGCCGCCGCTCCCGGAAGCCGCGGCGGCCGCTGCAGCCGACGCGCAGCCCACCGTCACCGCGCAGGAATATCCGGCGCTGTTGCGCGAGGTCTACCGACGTGCCGACATGCGCAAGCCACGCAACTGGGTAGGCATGGCCCAGAACGTGCCCGACGCCGAGATGGAGGCGCTGCTGTTGGCCAACGTCCCTGTGCCCGATACGGCCATGCGAGATCTGGCGGTAGCCCGCGCCGTGGCGGTGCGTGACTACCTGGCCGAGCGCCAGGTGCCGCTGGGCCGGCTTTTCGTCGGTGCGCCGCGCACCGGTCCAGAAAGCGATGGCTGGACGCCCCGCGCGGAGCTGTCCCTAGCCACACGCTGAAGCGCGCGCATGACGCAACTCGGCAGGGTGGCGGCGACACAAGGTTTTGCAACTGCGCTGAGCACGCAGAGGTAGAGTTTCGGTTGCATTGCGCACCGCCAGCCCCATCTCTGGCGGGTGTCCTGGTCCGGGTTGCCCGGCCGCCTGATGACTTCGCGCAAGGGCGCGGCATCCTGGGGCAACCCAGGCCATCTCAAAACCGGGCGAAAATAGCGGTTTGGCCCGAGCCGCGCGATGGCGCAGATGCCGGGCCGCTGGCGTACACCGCCGCCTCTTATTCCACTGGATCCATGTTTCCTTTTTCTTCTCGCAGCAAAATGTCCGACGCACCTGAAGTGAACCCGGCCCCGGCCAAAGCCTCCGAGCCGCATCCTCTCGATGCATTGACGGGCGGCGCATTCTCTGCGGCCACCTCCGGTGAGCGCGCGGCGCGCATCCGGGACTGGCTGGCCACCCAGCCTGCGCCCGAGCAACTGCAGGATGTGTTCAAAGAGCTGAGCGCCCGCGACAAGGGTGCCGCACGGGCGGTGCGCGAGCGGCTGGACGAGATCCGCCGCGCGAAGGGGCAGGAGGCCATTGCCGCCGAGTGGGCCGACAAGGCGCAGACGCTGCTGGCAGCGTCCAAGCTCAACATCGCGGATGCCTTGGCCTGGCAGCGCGACGCCGCCAAGGCGGGTGCGCCACTGTCCCGTGAGCCGCTGTCCTCGCTGAAAGTCCAGCTGGCCGAGCGTGTCAAGGTGATCGAGGATCTGCAGCACCGCGTGCAGGTGCAGCGCGAAGCTGCAGTGCTGCTGGCGCAACGCATCGAGGTGCTGTCCACCAAGTCCTGGCGCGATGCCCAGGCCGCCCTGGAACTGCTGCGCGCCGACGTGGGCCGCTGGCAGGAGCAAGCGCAGGAGCTGGTGAGCGATACCGCATGGCCGAGTGTCGAGGCCCGTTTCCCTCCGCTGCTGGATGCCTCACGCACCCAGCTGCTGGTGGTGTGGGAGGCATTCCAGCCCGCTGTGGCGCAGGCTTCGGCCGCCGCGGAGGATGCCGCAGCGCCGCTGCCTCCGGTGCCCGTTTGGGCGGACGAGCTGCGCTTGGCGCGCGGCCTGCCTGCGGAATCGGCGGCAGCCGCGTCGGCCGGCGCCACCAAGGCATCGCCGCGTACCGCGGCGCCCAAGGCGAAGGTCGATCCGGAAGTGCGCGACAAGGCCTTGGAATCGGTTCGTGAGGCGCTTGCCAAGCTGGAGCAGGCGACGGCGCAGGGCCACGGCAAGGCCAGCGCCGGCGCGGCAGCCGCGCTGCGTTCCGTCCTCAAACACAGCGGCAAATACATCGAGGGCCCGCTGGAACAGCAGGTGCATGCCGCGCTGGTTGCAGCCGGCGAGTTGGAAGGCTGGCAGCGCTGGAGCGCGGACCAGGTGCGTGAAGACCTGGTGGCCAAGGCCGAGGCCTTGCTCAAGCGTCCGGACGGCCAAGCGCTGGGTGGCCGCAAGATGCAGGAAACCCTGCGCCAGCTGCGGGAACAGTGGAAGCAGTCCGACCAGGGCGGCACGCCCAACCATGCACTGTGGAAGCGTTTCGACGAGGCCTGCAATGCTGCCCACAAGGTGGTTGAAGCCTGGCTGGACAAAGTGCGCGCCGACGCGGCCGAGCACAAGGCCCAGCGCGTTGCATTGATTGGCGAGTTGCAGGCCTGGACGCAGGCCAACGCACAGCCGGCAGATGGCGACTGGAAGTCTGTGAACCGTGCGTTGCACCAGTTTGCGGACCGCTGGCGCGATGGCGGGCATGTTGGCGAGAAAATCTTTGCCGAACTGCAGCCGCAGTGGAAGCAGGCGTTCGCAGCCGCTGCCGCTCCGCTGGAAGCCGCGCAGAAGGGCAGCCTGGCTCGCCGGCACGCGATGATCGAGGAAGCCGTGGCCCTGGGGGCGGCGCCCCAATTGCGCATTGACGCGGTGAAGGCGCTGCAGCAGCGATGGCAGGCCGAGGCGCAGACCGTGCCGCTGGATCGCAAGCAAGAGCAGAAGCTGTGGGATGCCTTCCGCAAGCCCATCGACGAGGCGTTCAACCGCAAGTCGGCGGACCGTGACCGGGCGGCGACCGAGCTCAGCGCTCGCGACCGCGTGGTGCTGGAGGCATCGAAGGCCTTGGAAGCCGCCAACGCGAGTGGGGACGCACAGCAGATTCGGACCGCTATGTCGGCACTGGAAGCCGCACTGCGGGGGCAGGCCGAAGAGGCGAATGCTGCAGCATCTGAGTCGAATCGGGCTTCGAGCCAAGATGGACAAGCGCCTTCTGCTGCTGAAAGCGTAGCGAAAGATGCGACTGCCGATGAGGGTGCTTCCGCCGAGGAAGCTCCGGCGGCGGCACCCAAGGCGGCCCCGAAGCCGGTGGTGGCCGTGCGCGGCGACGACCGGCCCGGCATGAAGAAAGACGCGGCTGCCGTGCCCGCAGGGCGCCCCGGTCGGCCAGGTGAGCGCAAGGACGGCCGCGGCCCGCGCGATGCGAACGGCCCGCGGGGCGACCGCTTTGGCGACCGTGATCGCGGCGGGCGCTTCGGTGACCGTGCCCCGCTGGAACCCCGTGGCCCCCGCCTGGGGGATGTGGCCTTCCGTGCGCAGCGGGAAGCGCTGGAGCATGCGCAGGGGGCTTTGCGCAAGCTGGCGGCCCAGGCGCACGGCGAAGCCGTGACGCAGTTGCTGTCGGCTTGGGAGCGCCGCGATGCGACCCAACTGCCGAGCGCTCAGGAACTGGGTGGCCAGGTCAATGCGTCGCTGCGCAATGCCTGGTCCCAAGCCGTGTCGGCCCCGGCCGCCGGCGATGCGTCCGAAGCGCTGCTGCGTCTGGAGATGGCGGCCGATGTGCCCACGCCTGCGGAGCAATTGGCGGCCCGCCGCGCGTTGCAACTGCAATTGCTCACGCGCCGCAATGATCCGGCGCCGGTGCAGACCTGGGGTCAGGATGCCGCCCGCGTACTGCAGAGTGCCAGCGATGCGGCAAGCGCCCGCCGCTTGCAAAACGCGCTCAAGGTGCTGCTGCGCAAGTGACGAGGTGCTTGCTTGGCGCTCGCGCCATCCAATGGGCCGGAAGGATTTCCTTCCGGCCTTTTTTGTGGGTTGGGGAGAGGTGGCCTAGGTTGGAGTCAACCCGGCAAAAGACGGCATGCCAAATGAAAAAGGCCGTTGCAGGTGCAGCGGCCTTTTTGTATTTTGGTGCCCAGGAGAGGACTCGAACCTCCACGATGTTACTCGCTAGTACCTGAAACTAGTGCGTCTACCAATTCCGCCACCTGGGCATTTCAGGAAAGATCAAATTATAAAGCAGGTTTTCAGGCCGCCTCGACGATTTCAGATCTTTTGTATTTCTTTTTTGCTGCACCCAAACACGCCTCTGCCCGGGAAGCGGGAGTGCAGGTGTTGAGCCAAGAAAAAAGCCGCTTCGTCTGAAGCGGCTTCAACTTGTGAAAACCGTTGCCGGTTCTCGTTAAACTTGGTGCCCAGGAGAGGACTCGAACCTCCACGATGTTACTCGCTAGTACCTGAAACTAGTGCGTCTACCAATTCCGCCACCTGGGCATTTCAGGAAAGACTCAGATTGTATATCAAAAAAATGAACTCCAGCACGACCGCTTCGCAACAGACAGACGAGATCGAGGGGAGCGTGCAGGGGCACCGTGACGGACATGGGTTCGTCAGCAGGGACGACGGCGAGTCGGACATCTATATCCCGCCCAACGAGATGCGTGCGGTGCTCCACAAGGACCGGGTGCGCGTTCGCATCGTCCGCCAGGACCGCCGCGGCCGCCCCGAGGGGCGAGTGGTGGAGATCATCGAGCGCCCCGTGCAGCCCATCATTGGTCGCTTGTTGCAGGAAAGCGGCGTCTGGCTGGTCGCCCCGGAAGACAAGCGGTACGGCCAGGATGTGTTGATTCCCAAGGGTGCCACGGGTGCCGCCAAGCCGGGCCAAGTCGTCGTGGTCGAACTGACCGAGCCTCCCGCGCTGTTCGGTCAGCCGGTGGGCCGCATCACCGAGGTGCTGGGCGAGGTGGACGACCCGGGCATGGAGATCGAGATCGCGGTGCGCAAGTACGGAGTGCCTCACGAGTTCTCTGCCGAGTGCCTGGCGCAGGCCAAGGCCCTGCCCGACAAGGTGCGCGCACAGGACAAGCGCCGCCGGGTCGATCTCACCGATGTGCCGTTGGTCACCATCGATGGCGAGGATGCCCGCGACTTCGACGACGCCGTCTACTGCGAGCCCGCCAAGGTCGGGCGTGGAAAAGGCTGGCGGCTGCTGGTGGCGATCGCCGATGTCAGCCATTACGTGGAGACGGGCAGTGCCATCGACATCGATGCCTACGACCGCGCCACAAGCGTCTATTTCCCGCGCCGCGTGATTCCCATGCTGCCGGAGAAGCTGTCCAACGGCCTGTGCTCGCTGAATCCCGAGGTCGAACGGCTGTGCATGGTCTGCGACATGCTGGTCACGGCCAGCGGCGAGGTGCATGCCTACCAGTTCTACCCGGCCGTGATGTTCAGCCATGCCCGTTTCACCTACACCGAGGTGGCAGCCATTCTGGCCAACACCCGCGGACCGGAGGCCTCCAAGCGCAAGGACCGGGTGAAAGACCTGCTGAACCTGCACGACGTATACCGCGCATTGCTCATTGCACGCCAGCAGCGCGGCGCGGTGGACTTCGAGACCACCGAGACACAGATCATCTGCGACGAGAACGGCCGCATCGAAAAGATCGTGCCACGCACCCGCAACGATGCGCACAAGCTCATCGAAGAGGCCATGTTGGCTGCCAACGTGTGCAGCGCGGACTTCATCGCGCAGGGCGGGCAGCCAGGACTTTTCCGGGTGCATGAAGGCCCCACGCCGGAAAAGCAGGACATCCTGCGCAACTACCTCAAGGCCATGGGCGTTGGCATGTCGATCAGCGACGATCCCAAGCCTTCTGAATTCCAGGCGATCGCCGAGGCCACCAAGGAGCGGCCCGACTCTCAGCAGATCCACACCATGCTGCTGCGCTCCATGCAGCAAGCGATCTACACGCCCATCAACAGCGGGCACTTCGGGCTGGCCTTCGAGGCCTATACGCACTTCACCAGCCCGATCCGCCGCTACCCCGACCTCTTGGTGCACCGGGTGATCAAGGCCATCCTGGCCCGGACCAAGTACCACCTGCCGGCGCTGCCCGTGCCAGGAGAAGCCCACGCGAAGCTGGCCAAGCGGCTGGCCGCTCGCGTGGCGCCTCCCGGCATCAAGCCCCGAAAGGAGTCGCCCGCACAGGCGCGTGAGACCCAGGCCTGGGAGGCCGCGGGCCTGCACTGCAGTGCCAACGAACGCCGGGCCGACGAGGCCAGCCGCGACGTGGAGGCTTGGCTCAAGTGCAAGTACATGCGCGAGCATCTGGGCGAGGAGTACAGCGGCGTCGTGAGTGCGGCCACCAGCTTTGGTATTTTCGTGACGCTCGATGCGATGTATGTCGAAGGGCTGGTGCACATCACCGAGTTGGGTGGCGAGTACTTCAAGTTCGACGAAGCGCGCCAGGAACTGCGCGGTGAGCGCACGGGCATCCGCTATGCGATCGGCACCCGCGTACGCGTTCAGGTCAGCCGGGTGGACCTCGATGGCCGCAAGATCGACTTCCGGCTGGTGCACGAGGGTTCCGAGACCCCTGCGCCTCGGTCTGGCCGGGACCGTGGACCCGGCGATGGGCGCGGCAGCCGCCAGCGTATTTCTGCGCTCGAGGGAGGCGCGCGTGAATCCCGCCACGACGTTGGGCCGTCCTCGGAGCCAGAACGTTCTCCGAGGAAGAAGGCCGCGGCCGCCAAGGGCAGCGCCAAGAAGCCTGCCGCGAAACCTGCAGGCAAGGGACGCAAGTCCCGCCGCTGATCCTGCGCGGCGTGGCCCCGGAAGCCGCGCCGCCTTTTCGACATCACCACTCCATTGCGGACAACATGAGTTCTTCTTCAAAAATTGCCATCGTGACGGGTGGTGGCTCGGGTATCGGTCGCGCGGCCGCCCTGGCGCTGCTGCGCGATGGCTGGTCGGTCGTGGTGGCGGGGCGGCGCGAATCGCTGCTGGCCGAATTGGCCGAATTGGCCGAGCAGTCGCAGGCCGGGGCACGCGTACTGGCGGTGCCGACTAACGTAGCCGACCCGGCCTCCGTGCGGGCCCTGTTCGACCGGACGGTCGAGGCCTTCGGGCGTGTCGATCTGCTTTTCAACAATGCGGGCGTGGGAGCGCCGGCAGTGCCCCTGGAGGACTTGTCCCTGGAGCAGTGGAAGAACGTCGTCGACATCAACCTCAACGGCATGTTCTATTGCATCCAGAACGCCTTCCGCGTGATGAAGTCGCAGAGCCCGCGCGGCGGCCGCATCATCAACAACGGCTCCATCTCGGCGCACACGCCGCGCCCCCATTCCATCGCCTACACGGCCACCAAGCATGCGGTCATGGGCCTGACGAAGACGGCCTCCCTTGACGGTCGTCGCCATGACATCGCCGTGGGGCAAATCGATGTGGGCAATGCGGCGACGGAACTGGCGCAGCGCATGGCGGTGGGTGTGATGCAGGCGCATGGCGAGGTTGCGGTGGAGCCGCTGATGGATGTGGATATCGTGGGGCAATCAGTGCTCTACATGGCCAACCTGCCGCTGGAGGCCAATGTAATGTTCCACACCGTCATGGCCACGAAGATGCCGTTTGCGGGCCGCGGTTAGTTCAGGTTGACCGAAGTCGGGCCGCGCATGCGGGATGCTCCGTGTTCGCGCGCGCAGGGGATTGGTTTAGAGTGCGGTGAGCCCATTCCCCTCCACGGCCGTCCCGCGGCGGCAGTAAAGACCTGATGCTGTTTTTTCGATGCTGGCGAGCGTTTTGGTGCGCGGTCTGCCTGCTGTTCGGCGCCTCGATCGCGAAGGCGCAGCCCGTGCAGGCGCGCAATCCGGTGACGGTGGACGCTGGCATGTCGTCGCGTGTCCTGGCCTGCACGGCCTGTCACGGACCCGAGGGGCGGGCGACGCCCTACGGCTACTACCCGCGCATCGCCGGCAAACCCGCCGGCTACCTGTACCACCAACTTCTGAACTTCCGCGATGGCCGGCGGAGTTATCCGCAGATGACCTACCTGCTCGAACATCTCCCCGATGCCTACCTGCGGGAGATGGCTGAGCACTTCGCCAGCCTTGACGTGCCCTACGTGCCGCCGCCTGCTCTGCCTTTGCCGCCGGCGGTCGAGGAGCGCGGCCGGCGGTTGGTGCTGGAGGGTGACGGGGCGCGCGGCATTCCGGCGTGCGTGCAATGCCATGGCGCGTCGATGACCGGCGTGGCGCCATCGGTCCCTGGGCTGTTGGGTTTGCCGCGGGACTATCTCAACAGTCAGCTTGGCGCATGGCAGACAGCCCAACGCCGCGGCACGGCGCCCGACTGCATGGCCCGGGTGGCCAAGCGGCTGACGCCGGACGATGTGAGCGCCGTGTCCGCCTGGCTGGCTACCCGTCCGGTACCGCAGGGCGGCAAGCCCGCTCGGGCTTTTGCGGGCCCGTTGCCCTGGGCCTGTGGCGGCGTCGGTGGGGCCATCGTGCAGGAGGCACAGCAATGACCTGGCCGGTTCCACGCACGCGCAGGGGGTGGGCAGTGTGGGCGTTGGCGGCGGTCGCTGTGGCTGCGGCTGTGGTCTTGGGCATATTCGCGGCAACCACAGGAGAACTCGGGCATTGGGGGCGAGCCGTTGGGTCCGGGGCGCCGACGGCAACGGAAGGGCTGCCTTCATCGTCCACGCTGGTCGCCCGGGGTGCCTACCTGGCACGGGTGGGCAACTGCATGGGCTGCCATACCGTGCAGGGCGGTGCACCCTATGCCGGCGGGCGGAGCGTCGAGACCCCGTTCGGGCAGGTGCGGGCTCCCAATCTCACTCCCGACGACGCCACCGGCCTGGGACGGTGGTCGGCGGACGAGTTCTGGACTGCTCTGCACGAAGGGCGCTCCCGCGATGGTCGGCTGCTGTATCCCGCGTTTCCGTACACCAGCTACACCTCGATGGTGCGTGAAGATGCGGATGCCCTGTGGGCCTACTTGCGCACGGTCGAGCCCGTCCACCAGCCAAATCTGCCGCATGCGCTGAAGTATCCCTACAGCACGCAGTGGGCGTTGGCGGGGTGGCGCGCCCTGTTCTTTCGTCCTGGCGAGTGGCGCGTCGATCCGGCACGCCCGCCCGAATGGAACCGAGGCGCATACCTCGTTCAGTCATTGGGGCACTGTGCCGCGTGCCATACGCCGCGCAACGCGCT from Paracidovorax wautersii includes:
- a CDS encoding DUF748 domain-containing protein; translated protein: MRLAAWCVVGLLAVWALAWLAVPPWLRGQLERVGAEQLGRSVTVGEIAFRPWSLQLHVRDVAVGRADAPGADPKALPQMELRHLYIDMQWQSLWHLAPVVDAVEVEGLRLRLAQISPGHYDIDDIVNRWAARPPAAEPSEPPRFALYNIALRDGAVELDDRVAGQRHSLRNAELAIPFLSNLPAYREVKVAPRLSFELNGSPFDSDAVATPFMDDQHAQVLLQVAGFDLAPFAGYLPAGLPVRLASGRLDADLRLEFTRAAVPLVQLQGTVGLQQVALVDDGGRDVAAFDALKIALADLQPLKKAVHLRSLEWSGLRAQLRRGPDGNFELLRSGPGDAPERVIPGPSPAAKRVEGGAPSWTVRLDEAALRGSRMDWTDASTGGEPARLAVRNLELRGSRVAWPLRQPLQFQGSAQVLGGDTRKAAAQVAFSGEAGAQRASAAVSVRQLPLELAEPYLRGVFTPRVQGTADADFGVAWNGPAKVAKVARLAVSDLALACAQQVGCPSLQQSGVARGSGARMADVRRLEVGDALIDLPWRRLSVGRLVLDQPQVAAVRGPEGRWMFEEWTARGAVAAAPRSPGVDAGTPPWSVQIAEAVVQDGAVGLRDRAGARPVSVNLSAVQIRARDLLPLAQQAAASPVTLSVRVGTGRTEPGRIQYDGAVGWAPIALQGRLQASHVPLHAFEPYFGEGLNVRVVRAEGSFTGQVSHRADATAGAQTEVRGDVSLDEVRVRSPILVAGDGKGSEPVAAGSSEELMNWKTLGLRGLHVVQAAGKPLQVDVQETALSDFFARVIVQESGRINLQDIRKAAAQGEGATVPVSGPPVPPAGPGSDPVIRFGPITLTNGSVRFTDHFVKPNYSTDLSGLTGRLGAFSSQAPAEGAPPLADLELRGRAEGTASIDIVGKLNPLAKPLALDVQGRMRDLELPPLSPYSVKYAGHGIERGKLSMDVTYRVLPDGRLTASNKLVLNQLAFGEPVEGAPGSLPVRLAVALLADRHGVIDVDLPISGSLNDPEFSLGSVILRVIGNLVMKAITAPFSLLAGAMGGADEAATVEFSAGSAELGPQAQQQLDKVAQSLADRPALQMTVVGEARLALEQDAWKRGRLQEQVRAQKRRQMRGAPPLPEAAAAAAADAQPTVTAQEYPALLREVYRRADMRKPRNWVGMAQNVPDAEMEALLLANVPVPDTAMRDLAVARAVAVRDYLAERQVPLGRLFVGAPRTGPESDGWTPRAELSLATR
- a CDS encoding DUF349 domain-containing protein gives rise to the protein MFPFSSRSKMSDAPEVNPAPAKASEPHPLDALTGGAFSAATSGERAARIRDWLATQPAPEQLQDVFKELSARDKGAARAVRERLDEIRRAKGQEAIAAEWADKAQTLLAASKLNIADALAWQRDAAKAGAPLSREPLSSLKVQLAERVKVIEDLQHRVQVQREAAVLLAQRIEVLSTKSWRDAQAALELLRADVGRWQEQAQELVSDTAWPSVEARFPPLLDASRTQLLVVWEAFQPAVAQASAAAEDAAAPLPPVPVWADELRLARGLPAESAAAASAGATKASPRTAAPKAKVDPEVRDKALESVREALAKLEQATAQGHGKASAGAAAALRSVLKHSGKYIEGPLEQQVHAALVAAGELEGWQRWSADQVREDLVAKAEALLKRPDGQALGGRKMQETLRQLREQWKQSDQGGTPNHALWKRFDEACNAAHKVVEAWLDKVRADAAEHKAQRVALIGELQAWTQANAQPADGDWKSVNRALHQFADRWRDGGHVGEKIFAELQPQWKQAFAAAAAPLEAAQKGSLARRHAMIEEAVALGAAPQLRIDAVKALQQRWQAEAQTVPLDRKQEQKLWDAFRKPIDEAFNRKSADRDRAATELSARDRVVLEASKALEAANASGDAQQIRTAMSALEAALRGQAEEANAAASESNRASSQDGQAPSAAESVAKDATADEGASAEEAPAAAPKAAPKPVVAVRGDDRPGMKKDAAAVPAGRPGRPGERKDGRGPRDANGPRGDRFGDRDRGGRFGDRAPLEPRGPRLGDVAFRAQREALEHAQGALRKLAAQAHGEAVTQLLSAWERRDATQLPSAQELGGQVNASLRNAWSQAVSAPAAGDASEALLRLEMAADVPTPAEQLAARRALQLQLLTRRNDPAPVQTWGQDAARVLQSASDAASARRLQNALKVLLRK
- the rnr gene encoding ribonuclease R → MNSSTTASQQTDEIEGSVQGHRDGHGFVSRDDGESDIYIPPNEMRAVLHKDRVRVRIVRQDRRGRPEGRVVEIIERPVQPIIGRLLQESGVWLVAPEDKRYGQDVLIPKGATGAAKPGQVVVVELTEPPALFGQPVGRITEVLGEVDDPGMEIEIAVRKYGVPHEFSAECLAQAKALPDKVRAQDKRRRVDLTDVPLVTIDGEDARDFDDAVYCEPAKVGRGKGWRLLVAIADVSHYVETGSAIDIDAYDRATSVYFPRRVIPMLPEKLSNGLCSLNPEVERLCMVCDMLVTASGEVHAYQFYPAVMFSHARFTYTEVAAILANTRGPEASKRKDRVKDLLNLHDVYRALLIARQQRGAVDFETTETQIICDENGRIEKIVPRTRNDAHKLIEEAMLAANVCSADFIAQGGQPGLFRVHEGPTPEKQDILRNYLKAMGVGMSISDDPKPSEFQAIAEATKERPDSQQIHTMLLRSMQQAIYTPINSGHFGLAFEAYTHFTSPIRRYPDLLVHRVIKAILARTKYHLPALPVPGEAHAKLAKRLAARVAPPGIKPRKESPAQARETQAWEAAGLHCSANERRADEASRDVEAWLKCKYMREHLGEEYSGVVSAATSFGIFVTLDAMYVEGLVHITELGGEYFKFDEARQELRGERTGIRYAIGTRVRVQVSRVDLDGRKIDFRLVHEGSETPAPRSGRDRGPGDGRGSRQRISALEGGARESRHDVGPSSEPERSPRKKAAAAKGSAKKPAAKPAGKGRKSRR
- a CDS encoding SDR family oxidoreductase, with translation MSSSSKIAIVTGGGSGIGRAAALALLRDGWSVVVAGRRESLLAELAELAEQSQAGARVLAVPTNVADPASVRALFDRTVEAFGRVDLLFNNAGVGAPAVPLEDLSLEQWKNVVDINLNGMFYCIQNAFRVMKSQSPRGGRIINNGSISAHTPRPHSIAYTATKHAVMGLTKTASLDGRRHDIAVGQIDVGNAATELAQRMAVGVMQAHGEVAVEPLMDVDIVGQSVLYMANLPLEANVMFHTVMATKMPFAGRG
- a CDS encoding c-type cytochrome, with the translated sequence MLFFRCWRAFWCAVCLLFGASIAKAQPVQARNPVTVDAGMSSRVLACTACHGPEGRATPYGYYPRIAGKPAGYLYHQLLNFRDGRRSYPQMTYLLEHLPDAYLREMAEHFASLDVPYVPPPALPLPPAVEERGRRLVLEGDGARGIPACVQCHGASMTGVAPSVPGLLGLPRDYLNSQLGAWQTAQRRGTAPDCMARVAKRLTPDDVSAVSAWLATRPVPQGGKPARAFAGPLPWACGGVGGAIVQEAQQ
- a CDS encoding cytochrome c encodes the protein MTWPVPRTRRGWAVWALAAVAVAAAVVLGIFAATTGELGHWGRAVGSGAPTATEGLPSSSTLVARGAYLARVGNCMGCHTVQGGAPYAGGRSVETPFGQVRAPNLTPDDATGLGRWSADEFWTALHEGRSRDGRLLYPAFPYTSYTSMVREDADALWAYLRTVEPVHQPNLPHALKYPYSTQWALAGWRALFFRPGEWRVDPARPPEWNRGAYLVQSLGHCAACHTPRNALGGSKSRAAWAGGMLDGQGWYAPALNDPAQAGLQDWPVEDIVALLRVGTTPRAAVSGPMAEVVVRSTQYLDDADARAVAVYLQSLPLQRAEPEEAAQPVVQTLQRGQGLYTRHCAQCHGDGGEGVAGAMPPLAGNRAVVLQPPVNVIRTILHGGYLPATAGNPRPHGMPPFLHVLSDEEIADVATFIRNAWGNTAPSVGTIDVYRAR